TCTGGAGCTACAAGACTAGCAGCGAGCTCGGCACCAGCGACCCCAGCCAGCCGAGGTACTACTGGCCCACGATCTACAGTATAGAGTACAGCGACGGTAAAGTATACGCCTCTGCTTGCCGGACTGTGAAGAAGCCGAAGTACGGGAAGATATGTGCCATATACTGCTTTGACGCTAGGGATGGGAGCCTCGTCTGGAGGTACCCCAGGGAAGGCTTCATAGACACAATGGTGCCCGAGATAAAGCTGAGCCCCGACGGCCACTACCTCGCCGCAGCCACATGGTACTACAAGGGGGAGCAGTGGAAGGGCGGTGTCCTCCTTCTACTAGATACTACATCCGGCAGCCTTGTCGCCAGCTTTGACCCAGGTACCCGTAGCCCCTTCCGCTGGGCTGGTAGCTGGAGCGGCGTAGACTGGCTCGACGAGAAGCACATAGCCTACGTCCTAGACGATGGTAGGCTCTATGTGCTAGAGGCACCGAGCCTCAATACGGTAGAAGAGGTCGACGTGACATCCCCGCTGCCCGCGCTCGTGCTCCCCAGGAAGGCTAACACCACCGAGGAGGGCTATGTCTACGCCTTTAGCGGCTACAACAGGGTAGTAAAGACGCCTACCGGTCACACATTGCTGCTCGTGAGGACTAGCAATACATACGGAGTAACGGCTGCCGGTAAGAGCGCTAAACCAACCATCAATCATCCTGACGCGAACTCGATATTCATATACGAGTGGCGCGACGGAGGACTAGCATTCATCGCAAAGTACCCCTTGAGGGGCAAGCCGAGCTACGAGAACTGGGCCAGCTACTCCCCAGAGCATGGTCTACTCGCAGTCCCTGTAGGCCACGACTACGTAGCTAGAAGCACAATCTACACGGGCATCTACATACTGAACCTCACAGACATCAACGCTGTGAGGAGCGGCGAAGCGCTAGCGCTGACCATCAAACCTCCTGCTGATAGCGGCGTCGTCATCGGCGGCGGTATAAGCCCAGACGGCGCCAGAGTAGTAGCCATAACATACCCAGTTAACGCCGGTACTGCTGACAGTCCCGTATTCATCGGCGACTACCGTATCCTCATCTACGGGATAGACTAGAATCAGGCCATTTTCCTGGGGATGAGGACGGCTTGGCCCAGTCCACTCGCGTCACAGTATTTTTGCTAGTACTTCTCGCCACCTCCATTATCCCGGTCCCTGTATACGCCCATGCCCACAGCTGTAGCCCCCAAGTCGACATAGCCGTCGAGCTTCCACTGGGTCAGCAGCATCGGTACAACAGCTCCCTCGAGCTCCCTCTTCCGGGCCGCTACCTCTTCTGGCTGATCGTAGAGTCGAAAACGGGTAAGCCCGTTGAGTACCAGATTAGCATCGTGGTTGACGGCGATGCTCGCCTCGAGAGCCTCTCTGGCCCGCTTCAAGGCGTGCTATCTGGCTATGGCGACCGGAGCATAGCCTATGGCATCGTTAACGCTGGGCCGCAGGGGTTCAAGCTAATAGCTATGCTTGAGGCTGAGGGCTGCACCCGGTCTATCGTACTCAGTGTAGCCGAGTCGGGGATCGAGGCCCAGTTTAGCCGCGTCCATCTACCTGTAGACCATCTTGGTAACGAGGATCCGCGTAGGGAGCCCTTCACCCTCGTCGAGTCTTATCCATCGCTCCTCGGCCGCCTCCTAGGCGCGAGCAATAGCCGTGTGCTTCTCGGCTACATGCTTGTCTGCATAGAGTCTAGCCAGCCCTTTGACTTCCTAGTAGTTGGCGGGCTCTACGATGCTGGGGGCCGTCCGGCCCCGCTAGCAAGCACCGTACTCGAGCCCGGTACCGGAACCTCATACCTTAGGACTACGATATCGACAACCAGTTGTGCAAAAAGCAAGTGTAGTGGCTGTGCAATCATACCTCTATGGCTACTAGAGGATATAGCTCCACCTGGCGTCTATAGGCTGGTACTGAACCTCTACATACCCGGCTCGGATCGGCCAATCGCTGTATACGAGCACAACGTCTACATAAGGCTGTTGAGCTACGGCGACATAGGCGTCGCCGCTATTGTTGCAGGTCTTGGTGTTCTCGTGCTACCGCTTCTTGCGAGGATAAGTGATAGTAAGAGATTAGCGTATATGGCCCTCACTGGGGCCTCGCTTACGGCGCTCTCTAGGCTTATAGGCGGCGTAGTATTCCGCTTATCGAGCGTCCTAGGTCCCTTTGACTGGATAGTCTACGGGCCTATAACTAGCGGCCTCTACTACGGGCTCCTGGCTGCATGCCTAGCTGCAACCGGCGAGCCCATGGTCGCTGCGGGCGCCGTGCTTGTAGAGTGGCTTCTCTCGAGCCTCATCCTGGGTTCTGGTAACCTTGTGTTATCAGCGTTCTGGGCGTTTACCACCCTCTTCGTTGTGGCTGCTGCCACTTATGCAGCTAGGGTTACGGATCTGAGGCTTCTGCCGGTCTATTTCGCGGCTGCGAAGGCTCTGGACAGCTATGTAGATATTAACATCTACGCGTACGCCTATCGACTATACTATGCAGGCTGGTATATAGCTGTCTATAGTGCTGGTATGGCCCTCTATGCGCTCCTCGGCTCAGCAGCCGTGACAAGAATGGTGTCTAGCCGTGCTAGAAGCTAAGATAGAGCGTGTAGCATACCCTAGGGGCAGAATCGGTCTCGAGAACGTAGAACTGAAGCTGGAGCCGGGCACAGTACTGCTCGTAGCCGGGCCTAGCGGCTCGGGGAAGAGTACACTCCTCAAGACACTCGCCGGGGTCGTACCATTCATAGAGGAGGCGAGCGTCGAGGCCGAGATACGGGTTAGAGGCGAGAGGTTAGACCAGCTGCCGCCGGGGCGTAGACCCATAGCATACTTGCCACAGGATCCAGGAGAACTGGCCCTAGGCGAGTACGGCGCCGAAGTCCTCCTATTCTACGGGGCTAAGCCCCGCCTACCTCTCGCCAATCTACTCGATAGGAGGATTTACGAGATGAGTAGTGGGCAGCTCCAGCGCCTAGTATTGTCAGCCGTCACGGGGCGAGATAGAGACATCGTACTTCTAGATGAGCCCCTTGCGAACCTCGATGCAGAGTCCTCGTCTCAGGCATACAATACTATCCGGGAGCTTATCCGCAACGGTGTCTCAGTAGTTATCGCTGAGCACCGTCTCTCACGGGTCGCGGGCCTCGCCTCAGAGATGCTCGTACTGAGTAGAGGCAGGCTGGTGTTCCGCGGAAGCCCCGAGGAGGGGCTCGAGGTGGCTGAGCGTGTTGGCGCACGCCCTGTACGTGTCAGCGGTGTCTCGCTCGAGAAGCCATGTAGCTGTGTTGAAGGCGAGCCCGTAGCTGGGCTCAACAAGGTCTACGTGGGATATAGTGGCAGGCTTGTCCTCCAGGGACTGGACTTTGTTTGCCCTCGTGGCTCGCTGATGGCAGTCGTTGGGCCTAACGGCTCTGGGAAGACTACTCTGTTGAAGTTGTTAGCCGGGCTCATGAGGCCTTGGAGGGGCCGCGTGTGGTACAGCTGGGGCCGCTGGGACTGGAGAATGATAGGCTATGTTCCATCGTCGCCGTGGCTGTCGTTCCTCGAAGAGTCGGTGCTCGACGAAGTAGCCTCGGTGGCACACCGTGCTGGCAGCACTACGCCCGTAGAGGATGCTATCGAGGCATTGGAGCTTCTCGGGCTAAGGGGCTATGAGGGCGAGAAGCCCTGGAGGCTTAGCGGCGGCGAGATGGCTAGGCTAGCCGTGGCCCGGGCTATCGTGAAGAAGCCTAGGCTTCTCCTCCTGGACGAGCCTCTACGGGGCCAGGATAGACGTAGTGCGGAGGCGGTTCTGGAGGCTGCCCGGCTTGTCGCCCGGCTTGGCGGCTGCTCGGTGGTTGTGACGCACGATCTCGAGTTCCTCTCGAAGTTTGACGCTGTGTTTAGACTTGACAAGGGGTGCTACCTGGATTGGCCGAGCAGCTCGTGAGGCTATCCCGTAGCTATGTAGCGCGTAGCCGGGGACCCTTAGCGAGGCTGAGACCCGGCACGAGGTTAGCCTATGCTTTGCTCGTATCTGTGTCCAGTATAGTGTTTGGCCGTATAGAAGCTCTCGCCCTGCTAGCTGTTGCTGGTGTAGCGTTCTTCGCGGCATCGAGGCCGGGGCCGCGTAAAGTCGCCTCTGTGGCCCTCCTCGCCTCTATAGTAGTGTGGAGCATCATGGTCAGCCAGGCGCTGTTCTACCAGGGGACGCCGAGGACCCCAATAGCGGTCATAGTGCCCTCCAACACGCCTGTCATAGGCGCGCTAACGGGCGGCGTATACGTCTACTATGAAGGTGTCCTCTATGGTCTACGGCAGAGCCTCCGGGCACTAGCCTGCCTCTTTACGGGCGCGGGGCTCGCCGCATCTATGAGCGTACTAGACATCTATACACTACTGGCCGGACACCGTAAGCTACTCGTCGTGCTCCTTGCCGCCCTCCGTGGACTCGAGAAGCTCCTAAGAGAATTAGAAGAGAGCTTAGCCTCAGCACGGCTCTCGGGGGCCCGACTAGGGCTCTCTAGGCTCCACCGGCTGGTACCACTAGTAGCAAGACGCATAGAATCCATGTCCGTGTCTGTCGCCCTAGCCATGGAGTACTCGACCCCGGTACGTGTGTACAGCGCGTGGAGCACGGTGGCTGTGCTGCTACTAGCAGCCACCATAGCACTTGCTCTGCTATACACTATCTACATGCTATACTCGGTTGGCATCGTGCATGACTCATGGCTGCATCGGCTCTACGAGATATTGAGGCTCTGGATGGCATAGGGGGACCTACCTGGAGGGGCCTTGAGGAGGGACATTTATCCGCCGAAAACCTTGTTTATTCTGTCCTCTGTCTCCGCTATCTTCTCGACGAGAGGTTCCCTATGCTTAACCCTAGTGCTGAGCTCCTTTGCCTCGTGTAGCGCCTTTAGCGCTCCCTCTCTGTCCCCCTTCGCTAGGAGTATGCGTGACTCTAGCAGCTTGCTCCAGGCGTAAGTCTGCAAGTAGGGCTCCTTATCGCCCTTCATGAGTACAACCTGGGCCTTGGCTAGACTCTCGCAAGCCTTATCCAGTTCCCCCATGTTGTAGTAGATTGCTGCCTCTACTAGGTATGCCTGGCCAACCTCTATTGTGCTTCCGGCATGCTCTGCGTGCCAGAGAGCTTCGCTAGCATAGGCGAGTGCCCTGTCGTAGTTGCCCTTATAGCTCTCAATGTTGGCAAGCCTCATCTTAATGAACGCGATTACCTCGTGTTTCTTCGGTGAGTCGCTCCACTTCTCTACCCTGCCGAGGAGCTGTAGTAGTTTCTCCTCAGCCTCACTATACCGGCCCCTCCTCTCGAGGCCCCAGACTATGCGTTTGAGCCTCCACGCCATGATTAGTGTCTTTAGCTTTACGAGAAGCCGGGACAACAGTTACCCTGTAATACAGTTATAGAGCAGCCCCGTATTTCTAGCCCAGCTGTAAGACATGTGCCTCTCTGCTCGCCATTGAGAAGGGGGACCAGGCAACCCCGGGAGAGGTAAAACACCGGGTACTGATTGTATGGGCTAGTCTAGGTACTCGTGGAGCCTGCCGGGTAGCTCCAGGTACTTCCACTCGAGATACTCTACCAGCGCCCTTGCCGTTGGCTGCTCCCCTAGGCTCCGCTCGACTAGCTCCTTTGGCGGGAAGGTTGCACCCCAGCGGTGTATCCGCTCCCTCAGCCACTCTCGTAGCCCTGCTAGGTCGAGGCCTGTTAGCAGCTCTGGAGTTTCACTCCATATCTTCCTCCATATCATGGCTGCTACCACGTTGCCGAGAGTGTACGTTGGGAAGTAGCCGAAACTGCCGTGGCTCCAGTGTATGTCCTGTAGCACGCCCTCACGGGGGCTGGGCGGCCTTACCCCAAGTAGTTCTTCCATCATCGTGTCCCAGGCCTCTGGCAGCTCGTTGACAGTCATGCTGCCCTCTATCAGCTTCTTCTCGAGGGTGTAGCGTAGGTATATGTGGAGGTTGTATGTGACCTCGTCGGCGTCTACTCTTATGAGATCCGGGCGGACAGTGTTGACATAGCGGTATAGCTCCTCGGGTGTCATGTCTACGCCTATGTACTCTTTGAGCCTCCGGCCGAGCAGCTTCATGAACCAGGGGCCGCGGCCTACTATGTTCTCCCAGAACCGCGACTGGCTCTCATGCACGCCCATGCTGGCGCCGCCGGCTATCGGGGTGCGGGCTAGCACCCGGTCTATCTGGAGCTGGTAGAGTGCGTGGCCGTACTCGTGTACTAGGCTGTAGACCGCCCTCTTTATATCGTGGCCCTCGTACCTCACTGTTATCCTCACATCGTCTATGCCCAGATCCATCGTGAAGGGGTGAGCGGATTCGTCGAGCCTGCCGCGGCTCCATGGCCAGTTGAGGTCGTCGAGGAGCCTCTTCATCAGCGCCCTGGCCTTGTTGACGTCGTACTCCTTGTCCTCGAGGGGGTGGCGCTGGGGGTAGAAGCCGCCGGATAGTATCTTGTCGAGTACGCGGCGAGTCGCTGGCACTAGTTCGGAGAAGAGCGCGTCAAGGTCGCGGACCCGTAGCCCCTCCTCGTAGAGGTCTAGAAGCGCGTCGTAGGGGTGGTCCTCGTAGCCGAGTAGCTCGGCCTTCCGGCGCTGGATCTCCACTATTTCTTCAAGGTAGGGCTTGAAGAGCTTGAAGTCGGCTTTCTTCTTCGCCTCCCGCCAGACAACCGTGGCCTTGCTAGTCACTCTCGCCTCGCGGCGGGTTAGCTCCTCTGGTATAGCCTTGGCTATCCGTACCTCACGGCTGAGGACACGGACGACACCGCGCTCGTAGATATTCAGACCGTCTATCTTCTTCTCGGCCTCTTGTAGGAGCTTCTCTAGCTCTGGGTCGAGGAGTAGCCGGTGGCGGAGACCCTCTAGCTCCTCGGCTGCCGCGGAGCGGTCGCTTATGCCCTCGCGCGGCATGTAGGTCTCCAGATCCCAACCCATGAGGCCCATGGCGTGGTCTAGGGCCCATAGGAGCCTATACTTGGCTAGGATCTTCTTCACCGTCTCGTCACGGAACGGTGACTCCACTTGTACGACCTCATTCATAGCTTTTTACATCCCTCCAGAATAGTGTTCGGCAGCCCTACTCCGAGTTGAAGAGCCGTGTACGCAGCAGCTTGGATTATTCCGTGTTTCGTCGCCGCCTACGTCTAGGGGAGCGATAATTTAGGGGCATACCGGCTGGCTTAGCACCGAGGTCTGGTAGCGCCTTGCGCGGTAAGAAGCTATATGTTGTACTAGCCCTGGCTGTTGTAGCAGCCGTTGTGGCCGGATACTTTCTCTACACGAAGAGTAGTGGGGGCAAAACCCTAGAGACAAGCAGTGCGGGCGGTGCTGAGGAGTGTAGTCAAGGCCCTGCAGTAATGGTTGTCTACCAGAAGGGGCAGGAAGACTTAGCAATGATTATCAAGGAGATGCTCAAACAGCAGCTCTTCGGGCATGTGCCCCAGGAGACTAAGTTCTGTAGTGCTAGCGTGGACGAGACCGGGCTCCAGGGGCTACGAGTCTACCCCGCGATACTAGTCCGAGCCGAGAACGTGAGCACTATACTTGCCCGTGTCCTGCTCAACGAGACTGTGGGGGACGGCTGGAAGCC
The window above is part of the Pyrodictium delaneyi genome. Proteins encoded here:
- a CDS encoding carboxypeptidase M32; amino-acid sequence: MNEVVQVESPFRDETVKKILAKYRLLWALDHAMGLMGWDLETYMPREGISDRSAAAEELEGLRHRLLLDPELEKLLQEAEKKIDGLNIYERGVVRVLSREVRIAKAIPEELTRREARVTSKATVVWREAKKKADFKLFKPYLEEIVEIQRRKAELLGYEDHPYDALLDLYEEGLRVRDLDALFSELVPATRRVLDKILSGGFYPQRHPLEDKEYDVNKARALMKRLLDDLNWPWSRGRLDESAHPFTMDLGIDDVRITVRYEGHDIKRAVYSLVHEYGHALYQLQIDRVLARTPIAGGASMGVHESQSRFWENIVGRGPWFMKLLGRRLKEYIGVDMTPEELYRYVNTVRPDLIRVDADEVTYNLHIYLRYTLEKKLIEGSMTVNELPEAWDTMMEELLGVRPPSPREGVLQDIHWSHGSFGYFPTYTLGNVVAAMIWRKIWSETPELLTGLDLAGLREWLRERIHRWGATFPPKELVERSLGEQPTARALVEYLEWKYLELPGRLHEYLD
- a CDS encoding tetratricopeptide repeat protein translates to MSRLLVKLKTLIMAWRLKRIVWGLERRGRYSEAEEKLLQLLGRVEKWSDSPKKHEVIAFIKMRLANIESYKGNYDRALAYASEALWHAEHAGSTIEVGQAYLVEAAIYYNMGELDKACESLAKAQVVLMKGDKEPYLQTYAWSKLLESRILLAKGDREGALKALHEAKELSTRVKHREPLVEKIAETEDRINKVFGG
- a CDS encoding WD40 repeat domain-containing protein, with product MEAPKLATILVIVLAVGVAMGYVVANTSRAGVPSTSTAGTVTVTSTVTETKAVTETVTSIREVVKTRLFRPELVADILVADRSSLPPSSFVQVDTWRSHAPYTLVVFSPDSSMFAVTVTRYVEDKPVSEVRVYTIYGEELWRFETGSGYIRSLAWSSDGKILFVGENSIEGTLVALDASTGEQLWSYKTSSELGTSDPSQPRYYWPTIYSIEYSDGKVYASACRTVKKPKYGKICAIYCFDARDGSLVWRYPREGFIDTMVPEIKLSPDGHYLAAATWYYKGEQWKGGVLLLLDTTSGSLVASFDPGTRSPFRWAGSWSGVDWLDEKHIAYVLDDGRLYVLEAPSLNTVEEVDVTSPLPALVLPRKANTTEEGYVYAFSGYNRVVKTPTGHTLLLVRTSNTYGVTAAGKSAKPTINHPDANSIFIYEWRDGGLAFIAKYPLRGKPSYENWASYSPEHGLLAVPVGHDYVARSTIYTGIYILNLTDINAVRSGEALALTIKPPADSGVVIGGGISPDGARVVAITYPVNAGTADSPVFIGDYRILIYGID
- a CDS encoding ABC transporter ATP-binding protein, which gives rise to MLEAKIERVAYPRGRIGLENVELKLEPGTVLLVAGPSGSGKSTLLKTLAGVVPFIEEASVEAEIRVRGERLDQLPPGRRPIAYLPQDPGELALGEYGAEVLLFYGAKPRLPLANLLDRRIYEMSSGQLQRLVLSAVTGRDRDIVLLDEPLANLDAESSSQAYNTIRELIRNGVSVVIAEHRLSRVAGLASEMLVLSRGRLVFRGSPEEGLEVAERVGARPVRVSGVSLEKPCSCVEGEPVAGLNKVYVGYSGRLVLQGLDFVCPRGSLMAVVGPNGSGKTTLLKLLAGLMRPWRGRVWYSWGRWDWRMIGYVPSSPWLSFLEESVLDEVASVAHRAGSTTPVEDAIEALELLGLRGYEGEKPWRLSGGEMARLAVARAIVKKPRLLLLDEPLRGQDRRSAEAVLEAARLVARLGGCSVVVTHDLEFLSKFDAVFRLDKGCYLDWPSSS